In Xiphophorus maculatus strain JP 163 A chromosome 2, X_maculatus-5.0-male, whole genome shotgun sequence, one genomic interval encodes:
- the LOC102218001 gene encoding ras and EF-hand domain-containing protein-like isoform X6, protein MNRPSLRRLFSACDVNKSGRIEYEDFTVVCRELSVPNTEVQTLFDKFGACEDGYIDYSRFSSRFQEVSETLNLASFGAGAAPTPWEEFVARIDEEFVLSESLREQLANLYQAIHSSANTTLLQPYEDTIHSLVSLSLENKLVSEQLETSLKRAEELNTSRLAELEDDIQQHLAQAEERARDEERKKMEGIIATMQRKYNDEIADLHATADQLLMNQESSELNHAKDEVIKLNKQISDLLQEKEQLRSSLVQNQTNMAVLHSELDKLKNMFGEQKAQHERETEVLKKMVTEYQSYSNHIQILQEMNKKLYDSNDGLRSALASQTVAAKRRLSPQDEIPARRMKPIRQSTLNHGRSKQNPSIFRVSTWADRYLDSGLPMDTVESSASDYDTDDSMSSVETVHHSYSFIPSDIEISEVRAEAAVSVAPSQTSSIASSLRKRLSAFPTKQLGDNITVTEGPSPVYRVVLAGDAGAGKSSFLLRLTLNEFRADIQTTLGIDFQMKKMQVDGEMMSLQIWDTAGQERFRSIAKSFFRKAHGVLLLYDVTSEKSFLNVREWIDQIQESTDEKIPFCIVGNKVDLREQLPEGSCVCSSHGEKLAKAYGAMFCETSAKEGTNIVEAVLHLAREIKKNGKLRWESESQIILNETLPKKVVKGCCGL, encoded by the exons atgaacCGACCCAGTCTTAGAAGGCTGTTTTCCGCTTGCGATGTAAACAAGTCCGGAAGGATCGAGTATGAGGACTTCACAGTGGTCTGCAGGGAGCTCAGCGTCCCGAACACTGAGGTCCAAACTCTGTTCGATAAGTTCGGAGCTTGTGAGGACGGCTACATCGACTACAGCCGGTTTTCCTCCAGGTTTCAAGAGGTTTCAGAGACTCTCAACTTGGCGTCATTTGGCGCAGGAGCAGCTCCGACTCCGTGGGAAGAGTTTGTGGCCAGGATAGATGAGGAGTTTGTCCTCTCTGAAAG TCTCAGGGAGCAGCTGGCTAACCTTTACCAGGCCATTCACTCCTCTGCAAACACAACTCTTCTGCAGCCGTATGAGGACACCATCCACTCCCTTGTCAGTCTAAGCCTGGAAAACAAACTAGTGAGTGAACAGTTGGAGACCAGTTTGAAGAG AGCTGAAGAGTTAAATACCAGTCGGCTGGCAGAGCTGGAGGACGACATTCAGCAACATTTAGCCCAAGCAGAGGAGCGGGCCAGAGACGAG GAGCGAAAGAAAATGGAAGGAATCATAGCAACCATGCAGAGGAAATACAACGATGAGATTGCAGATCTGCATGCAACAGCTGATCAACTGTTAATG AACCAGGAGAGCTCTGAACTAAACCACGCAAAAGATGAGGTGATCAAACTGAACAAACAGATCAGTGATCTCTTACAG GAAAAGGAGCAGTTGCGAAGTTCTCTGGTGCAAAACCAGACAAACATGGCTGTACTCCACTCTGAACTGGACAAGCTGAAGAACATGTTTGGAGAGCAAAAAGCCCAGCATGAAAg agaaacagaagTATTAAAAAAGATGGTGACAGAATATCAGTCGTACTCTAATCACATTCAGATCCTCCA GGAAATGAACAAGAAGCTTTATGACAGTAATGATGGACTGCGCTCAGCTTTAGCCAGTCAAACGGTTGCAGCTAAAAGGAGG CTGTCTCCTCAAGACGAAATCCCTGCCAGGAGAATGAAACCTATTCGACAGAGCACACTCAATCATGGCAG aTCCAAGCAGAACCCCAGCATCTTCCGCGTGTCCACCTGGGCTGACCGGTATCTGGACAGCGGCTTGCCAATGGACACGGTTGAGAGCTCAGCCAGTGACTATGATACTGACGACAGCATGAGTTCTGTGGAAACTGTGCACCACAGCTACTCGTTCATCCCGTCAGACATAGAG ATATCAGAGGTTAGGGCCGAGGCTGCGGTCTCTGTAGCTCCCAGCCAAACCAGCTCCATTGCTTCATCCCTGCGAAAACGCTTGTCTGCCTTTCCCACCAAG CAGTTAGGGGACAACATCACAGTGACAGAAGGACCTTCACCAGTGTACCGTGTTGTTTTAGCAGGAGATGCAGGAGCTGGAAAGTCCAGTTTTCTGTTGCGGTTGACACTCAATGAATTTAGAGCAGACATTCAGACAACGTTGG GTATTGATTTCCAGATGAAGAAGATGCAGGTGGACGGAGAGATGATGAGTCTGCAGATATGGGACACGGCCGGTCAGGAAAG GTTCCGTAGCATTGCCAAGTCCTTTTTCCGTAAAGCTCATGGAGTCCTGCTGCTTTATGATGTTACCTCAGAAAAGAGCTTTCTGAACGTCAGAGAGTGGATAGATCAAATTCAG gaatccACAGATGAAAAAATTCCCTTTTGTATTGTCGGAAACAAGGTGGACCTCCGGGAGCAACTTCCTGAAGGAAGCTGCGTTTGCAGCTCACATGGAGAAAAGCTGGCCAAG GCGTACGGCGCCATGTTCTGTGAAACGAGTGCCAAGGAAGGAACCAACATTGTCGAAGCTGTGCTTCATCTAGCACG agaaataaagaaaaatggcaaattGAGGTGGGAGTCAGAATCTCAGATCATATTGAATGAAACTCTCCCAAAGAAGGTTGTTAAAGGTTGCTGTGGACTGTAA